A stretch of the Desulfobacter sp. genome encodes the following:
- a CDS encoding calcium-binding protein, with protein sequence MEDFREAAPITAKGESQDSHEDGADDQDSGEETEGSGEDGAQEEGASQEGDAEDLPQSLTVMEAIEFSEIQSDSQFMAEDYGSGADRETATQRQDSDVYGADPAETEQEDKIDDDLTLTGTAGDDILKGGPGNDTILGLGGNDLLVGEGGNDVLDGGSGNDRLVGGAGDDQLNGGNVPKEFPGNIADYHDDPGPVRVSINYTYSDGRGRFDGSTATDGWGNTDTLVDVLITGGSRYDDTLTGTNDASSTAGEMFVLTLGNDTIDGLSGDKDEIDFEYLDTLDQFSHGYVNLETGEAKAYATDDTLLSVDTLFNIEDVYGSQGDDTILGSSEDNFIKGAEGNDLLSGGDDGEDTLRGGIGNDTFRLMDSGNRDRIEDFQIHEGTGNDIIQFIQTDLGFGPTGGSLYSSASSDDPTLKPVDYKIIGVLDMAQTDWSNEADVITNSMNFTSLTGSPGEAETYFVVSNGQDARVYFWTGDNNSNNGTVDDAELTLLAELHGVDENDLADLDAGNFDLA encoded by the coding sequence TTGGAAGATTTTAGGGAGGCCGCTCCCATTACTGCCAAAGGAGAATCCCAAGATTCCCACGAAGATGGGGCAGACGACCAGGATTCAGGAGAGGAAACAGAGGGTTCCGGGGAAGATGGGGCTCAGGAAGAAGGCGCATCCCAAGAGGGGGATGCAGAGGACTTACCCCAAAGTCTGACTGTGATGGAGGCAATTGAGTTTTCCGAGATTCAGAGCGATTCCCAGTTCATGGCCGAAGACTATGGGAGCGGGGCTGACCGGGAAACCGCCACCCAGCGACAGGATTCTGATGTATACGGGGCCGATCCGGCAGAGACTGAACAAGAGGACAAGATTGATGATGATTTGACCCTGACGGGCACTGCCGGGGATGATATCCTCAAAGGCGGGCCGGGAAATGATACCATTTTAGGGCTTGGCGGCAATGATTTGCTGGTGGGCGAGGGCGGTAATGATGTTCTGGACGGCGGATCTGGAAATGACCGCCTTGTGGGCGGTGCCGGAGATGACCAACTCAACGGCGGGAATGTTCCCAAAGAGTTTCCAGGGAATATTGCCGACTATCATGATGATCCCGGTCCTGTGAGGGTTTCCATAAATTATACCTATTCTGACGGCAGGGGCCGGTTTGACGGGTCCACAGCCACGGACGGCTGGGGCAATACCGATACCCTGGTTGACGTTCTCATCACTGGTGGGTCCCGGTATGACGATACCCTCACGGGAACCAATGATGCCTCGTCAACGGCCGGAGAGATGTTTGTCCTGACCCTGGGCAACGATACCATTGACGGCCTGAGCGGTGACAAGGATGAGATTGACTTTGAATATCTGGATACCCTCGATCAATTCAGTCACGGGTATGTGAACCTTGAGACAGGAGAGGCTAAAGCCTATGCTACCGATGATACATTATTATCCGTTGATACCCTTTTCAACATTGAAGATGTCTACGGCAGCCAGGGCGATGACACCATCCTGGGCAGCTCAGAGGATAATTTTATCAAAGGGGCCGAGGGCAATGATTTGCTCAGTGGGGGGGATGACGGGGAAGATACCCTCCGTGGCGGGATTGGCAATGATACCTTTCGGCTGATGGATTCAGGCAACCGGGACCGGATTGAAGATTTTCAGATCCATGAAGGCACGGGCAATGATATTATTCAGTTCATTCAGACGGATTTGGGGTTTGGGCCCACCGGGGGCTCCCTCTATAGTTCGGCATCTTCGGACGATCCCACATTAAAGCCCGTCGATTATAAAATCATAGGGGTCTTGGATATGGCCCAGACCGACTGGAGCAATGAGGCGGATGTCATAACCAATTCAATGAATTTTACAAGTTTAACAGGCTCTCCTGGTGAAGCAGAAACTTATTTTGTGGTGAGCAATGGCCAGGATGCCCGGGTGTATTTCTGGACAGGGGATAACAATAGTAATAACGGCACTGTAGATGATGCCGAATTAACGCTGTTGGCAGAACTTCACGGGGTAGATGAAAATGACCTGGCAGATCTGGATGCCGGCAATTTTGATCTTGCCTGA
- a CDS encoding TetR/AcrR family transcriptional regulator — MSSKDRKAWEKQQRENRIIDMAEPVFFKKGYEGTTIIEIAKASGYNKRSIYLYFKDKEEIFLAVVLRGLVRMHDMLEKVSTTSDIRDMGQAFFDFSLAHPDYLKLIMVYEANTCVYQSSNRLASTGSDERPFYRKKCQDKTDAIAAVMTQCLEHAMAQNQIRTDLSPEQLMLILWGQVFGVMQIILMRQQDFKKTYGISYKALFNAFLDMASLSLSPDVSQS; from the coding sequence ATGAGTTCCAAAGACCGTAAAGCATGGGAAAAACAGCAGAGGGAAAACCGCATCATTGACATGGCCGAGCCTGTTTTTTTCAAAAAAGGGTATGAGGGTACCACCATCATAGAAATTGCCAAAGCCTCGGGATACAACAAGCGATCCATTTATCTATATTTCAAAGACAAGGAAGAGATTTTTCTGGCCGTGGTGCTGAGGGGACTTGTCCGCATGCATGACATGCTTGAAAAGGTGTCAACCACCTCTGACATCAGGGATATGGGCCAGGCATTTTTTGACTTTTCCCTGGCCCATCCTGATTATTTAAAACTGATCATGGTCTATGAGGCCAATACCTGTGTGTATCAGTCGTCCAACAGACTCGCTTCAACCGGTTCAGATGAGAGACCTTTTTATAGAAAAAAATGCCAGGATAAAACCGATGCCATTGCCGCAGTCATGACCCAATGTCTTGAACACGCCATGGCCCAGAACCAGATCAGAACAGACCTGTCCCCGGAGCAGCTCATGCTCATTCTCTGGGGCCAGGTTTTTGGGGTGATGCAGATCATCCTCATGCGGCAGCAGGATTTTAAAAAAACCTATGGGATTTCCTACAAAGCGTTATTCAATGCCTTTTTAGACATGGCCAGTTTGAGTCTTTCCCCTGATGTTTCCCAATCATGA
- a CDS encoding aspartate aminotransferase family protein, translating to MTRITLPEQGRDFDTVLEELKTFGKNDPDYKAGRTWSLVYYLDEAYSEFLNQAGNMYASTNGLNPMAFQSLKQFETQVVRMTADLLCGDQDVCGIMTAGGTESCLLAVKTYRDMGKKNKKIKKPEMIIPESAHVAWEKGAAYFGVKPVRIPLDDNFKVNVQKVEKATNKNTVMILGSAPGYPHGVVDPIGELGKIAKEKNIPLHVDACVGGYLLPFIEELGYPVSSFDFRVPGVTSISADTHKYGYAAKGASTILYRNMDIMEHQFFVHTEWPGGVFASPGILGTRPGGSIAAAWAAMQAMGKNGYLDRAKKIMDTTQALIQGVNAIEGLNILGTPEMSLFAFASTDKKLGIYAVGDQMEEKGWHIDRQQKPECLHAMVTPLHHEVIDQYLNDLAASSAYVRARPKLATQGGAATYGMVSKVPFRKMVKKNVIKMMRDMYGPQGRAIDFSKQETQDQGWADKLGRLFLKFRS from the coding sequence ATGACAAGAATCACCCTTCCTGAACAGGGCCGAGATTTTGATACGGTCCTGGAGGAATTAAAAACCTTTGGCAAAAATGACCCGGATTATAAAGCCGGCAGAACCTGGAGCCTGGTCTATTACCTGGATGAGGCCTATTCAGAATTTTTAAATCAGGCCGGAAATATGTACGCTTCGACCAACGGGCTTAATCCCATGGCCTTCCAAAGCCTGAAACAATTTGAAACCCAGGTGGTCCGCATGACTGCGGATCTGCTCTGCGGAGACCAAGATGTCTGCGGTATCATGACGGCCGGGGGGACGGAATCCTGTCTTCTGGCCGTAAAAACCTACAGGGATATGGGCAAGAAAAATAAAAAAATAAAAAAACCCGAGATGATCATTCCGGAATCCGCCCATGTGGCCTGGGAAAAAGGGGCGGCATATTTCGGGGTCAAACCGGTGCGCATCCCTTTGGACGACAATTTCAAGGTCAATGTACAAAAAGTTGAAAAGGCCACGAACAAAAACACCGTCATGATCCTGGGCTCGGCTCCGGGATATCCCCACGGGGTGGTGGACCCCATTGGGGAACTTGGCAAAATCGCCAAAGAAAAAAATATTCCCCTTCATGTGGATGCCTGCGTGGGCGGATACCTGCTTCCCTTTATTGAAGAACTCGGATACCCTGTCTCCTCCTTTGACTTCAGGGTACCGGGGGTAACCTCCATCTCGGCTGATACCCACAAGTACGGGTACGCGGCCAAGGGTGCCTCTACCATTCTTTATCGGAACATGGACATCATGGAGCACCAGTTCTTCGTACATACGGAATGGCCGGGCGGGGTGTTTGCCTCCCCTGGCATTCTGGGCACACGTCCCGGGGGATCCATTGCCGCAGCCTGGGCGGCCATGCAGGCCATGGGCAAAAACGGGTACCTGGACCGTGCAAAAAAAATAATGGATACCACCCAGGCACTGATCCAGGGCGTAAATGCCATTGAGGGGCTGAATATCCTGGGCACGCCTGAAATGAGTCTTTTTGCCTTTGCATCCACAGATAAAAAACTGGGGATTTATGCCGTTGGCGACCAGATGGAGGAAAAAGGATGGCATATTGACCGGCAGCAAAAGCCTGAATGCCTCCATGCCATGGTTACCCCCCTTCACCATGAAGTGATTGATCAATACTTAAATGATCTGGCAGCCAGTAGTGCATATGTCAGGGCCCGGCCCAAGCTTGCCACCCAGGGAGGCGCTGCCACCTACGGCATGGTATCAAAAGTCCCGTTTCGAAAAATGGTGAAAAAAAATGTCATTAAAATGATGCGGGATATGTACGGCCCCCAGGGCCGGGCCATTGATTTTTCAAAACAAGAGACCCAGGATCAGGGATGGGCGGACAAGCTTGGACGCTTATTTCTCAAGTTCAGATCATGA
- a CDS encoding DUF819 family protein, which yields MAATLVFYLFFPAFIIWLCMRYPLADKIGMIILCYAAGLILGNINILPPEVSKIQESICEVTVALSLPLLLFSLDLKQWVSLAGKTLLSMVLAIFSIILVSCAGFLWISGIDNWKLVGMAVGVYTGGTPNLAAIKTALDVNPELYLTFHTYDIFVTLLCIVFFISIAQKVCQLFLPRFKLPENHSNNRGADHSEDIDDYKGMLAPGTLKGLTAALLLSILIVGTSLGISQIVPKAQSTAVTILLITTLGIGASFVPKVQNIKKTFQLGMYLIMIFCLTVSSMSSLERLANLNLPLLAYVMVCVFGTLALHALMCKIFKIDADTFIITSASAICSPPFVPVVAGALKNKTIILSGLTTGIIGYAVGNYLGITMAYIVKSLIH from the coding sequence ATGGCAGCAACTCTGGTGTTCTATCTTTTTTTCCCCGCATTTATCATCTGGTTGTGCATGAGGTATCCTTTGGCCGACAAAATCGGCATGATCATTCTCTGTTACGCCGCAGGACTGATTCTGGGCAATATCAACATTCTCCCCCCGGAGGTCAGCAAAATTCAGGAGAGTATTTGCGAGGTCACGGTTGCCCTTTCCTTGCCCCTGCTTCTTTTTTCCCTGGATTTAAAACAATGGGTCAGTCTTGCCGGCAAAACCCTTTTATCCATGGTCCTTGCCATTTTCTCCATCATCCTGGTCTCCTGTGCAGGCTTTTTATGGATTTCCGGTATAGACAATTGGAAACTTGTGGGTATGGCCGTGGGCGTATACACCGGGGGCACCCCGAACCTGGCCGCCATTAAAACTGCCCTGGATGTCAATCCCGAACTATATTTGACCTTTCACACCTATGATATTTTTGTGACGCTTTTATGCATTGTCTTTTTCATCTCCATTGCCCAGAAGGTCTGCCAGCTGTTTTTGCCCAGGTTCAAACTCCCGGAAAATCATTCAAACAATCGAGGGGCGGATCACAGTGAAGATATTGATGATTACAAGGGTATGCTTGCCCCCGGGACCCTCAAGGGGCTTACCGCAGCCCTGCTCCTGTCCATTCTGATTGTCGGTACCTCCCTTGGCATTAGTCAGATTGTCCCCAAGGCCCAGTCCACGGCCGTCACCATCCTCTTGATCACCACCCTTGGCATTGGCGCCTCTTTTGTGCCCAAAGTCCAGAACATTAAAAAGACCTTTCAGCTGGGGATGTATCTGATCATGATCTTTTGTCTCACCGTCAGTTCCATGTCATCTCTGGAAAGGCTTGCCAACCTGAACCTGCCCCTGCTCGCCTATGTCATGGTCTGTGTTTTCGGCACTTTGGCCCTTCATGCCCTGATGTGCAAAATATTTAAAATCGATGCAGACACCTTTATCATCACCTCGGCCTCGGCCATCTGTTCTCCCCCGTTTGTGCCGGTGGTGGCAGGAGCCCTTAAAAACAAGACCATTATCCTGTCCGGACTGACCACAGGCATTATCGGCTATGCCGTGGGCAACTATCTGGGCATTACCATGGCCTATATTGTTAAATCTTTAATCCATTGA
- a CDS encoding DeoR/GlpR transcriptional regulator, with amino-acid sequence MVKVVKLSRQFNVTELTIRRDLDLLESQGILDRTHGGAILRQRMKTEPLYREKDQANPGEKEMIGKAVNQVVEPGDTLLINTGSTTTQVLKHLSGEQMRVITSNTNALKVVSDPRIELILTGGMFRPESNSMIGLFAHSLLNQVCGSKAIIGVDGLSVKFGLTTPIQEEAEVTRLMIERTQGPVVVVTDHSKIGVVANFTTAPISKIDILITDAGIKPDFKKMLEDTGIRVIIAKA; translated from the coding sequence GTGGTCAAGGTCGTTAAATTAAGCCGGCAGTTCAATGTCACCGAACTGACCATTCGAAGGGACCTTGATCTGCTTGAAAGCCAGGGGATTTTAGACAGAACCCACGGGGGGGCCATCCTCAGGCAGAGGATGAAAACCGAACCTTTGTACAGGGAAAAAGACCAGGCCAACCCCGGGGAAAAAGAAATGATCGGCAAGGCTGTAAACCAGGTGGTAGAGCCCGGGGATACCCTGCTCATCAACACAGGCTCCACCACCACCCAGGTGCTCAAGCATTTGTCAGGAGAACAGATGCGGGTGATCACCAGCAATACCAATGCCCTGAAGGTTGTCTCCGATCCAAGGATAGAACTGATCCTCACCGGCGGCATGTTCAGGCCCGAATCCAACTCCATGATCGGTTTGTTTGCCCATTCCCTTTTAAACCAGGTCTGCGGCTCAAAGGCCATCATCGGGGTGGACGGCCTCAGCGTTAAATTCGGGTTGACCACCCCGATTCAGGAGGAGGCCGAAGTCACCCGGCTTATGATTGAAAGGACTCAAGGGCCTGTGGTGGTGGTCACAGATCACAGTAAAATAGGGGTGGTCGCAAATTTTACAACAGCCCCCATTTCAAAAATTGATATCCTGATCACCGATGCCGGCATCAAACCGGACTTTAAAAAAATGCTTGAAGACACAGGCATACGCGTCATCATTGCCAAAGCTTAA
- a CDS encoding IS4 family transposase, translating to MTHISVPKKQLRSLNFDNFRCPLIKSLSKAPELQSRGDRPLKMTFEDQINALVYFHLQEHKSARHLIQDLKENVFAKENIAPNGGISRSSFCEAINHRGLEQLQFIFEDLYKQALECHPGEHAELGELVSIDGSLINAVLSMHWANYRKGSKKAKVHCGFDINHGIPNKIFLTEGNGAERTFVPKILSKGQTGVMDRGYQSHKEFDLLQEQGKHFVCRIKTRTTRTIIDNHETSSDSYIFYDALVKLGTPNQNQTKRPVRVVGYKIAGVKYYVATDRHDLTAEQIATIYKLRWTIEDFFKWWKEHLKVYHLIARSEYGLMVQILGGLITYLLLAIHCQKQFNEKVTIKRVRQLRTAILNDLFGCEEQGSHSSNRDNIVKDQKIIEQAKT from the coding sequence ATGACGCACATCTCAGTCCCTAAAAAACAACTACGGTCCCTGAACTTTGACAATTTCAGGTGCCCTCTGATAAAGTCACTTTCAAAAGCACCGGAATTACAATCTCGAGGAGACCGCCCTTTAAAAATGACATTCGAAGACCAGATAAATGCTTTAGTTTATTTCCATCTTCAGGAGCACAAGTCTGCCCGACATTTAATTCAGGATCTCAAGGAAAATGTTTTTGCTAAAGAAAATATTGCGCCAAACGGTGGTATCAGCCGTAGTAGTTTCTGTGAAGCCATCAATCACAGGGGACTCGAACAACTGCAATTTATCTTTGAGGATCTTTATAAACAGGCTCTTGAGTGTCATCCGGGTGAACACGCCGAGTTAGGAGAGTTGGTTTCCATTGACGGTAGTCTCATAAATGCAGTCCTTTCAATGCACTGGGCGAACTACAGAAAAGGAAGTAAAAAAGCCAAAGTACATTGCGGATTTGACATTAATCACGGAATCCCAAACAAAATCTTTTTGACTGAAGGCAACGGCGCTGAACGCACTTTTGTTCCCAAAATACTTTCCAAGGGGCAAACAGGTGTTATGGATCGTGGATATCAATCCCATAAAGAATTTGACCTGCTTCAGGAGCAAGGCAAACATTTTGTCTGCCGTATAAAAACCAGGACAACAAGAACAATTATTGATAACCACGAGACCTCTTCCGACAGCTACATTTTTTATGATGCACTGGTTAAACTTGGTACTCCGAATCAAAACCAGACGAAAAGGCCTGTTCGGGTTGTTGGCTATAAAATTGCTGGCGTCAAATACTATGTGGCAACTGACAGGCATGATTTAACAGCGGAACAAATAGCAACAATTTATAAACTCCGGTGGACCATTGAGGATTTTTTCAAATGGTGGAAAGAACATCTGAAGGTATATCATCTCATTGCCCGCAGTGAATACGGCCTTATGGTTCAGATTCTTGGCGGCCTTATCACTTACCTGTTACTGGCAATCCATTGCCAAAAACAGTTTAATGAAAAGGTCACGATCAAAAGAGTTCGGCAGCTGCGAACCGCCATTCTAAATGACCTGTTTGGCTGCGAGGAGCAGGGCTCTCATAGTTCAAACAGGGACAATATTGTCAAAGATCAAAAAATTATTGAGCAAGCAAAAACCTAA
- a CDS encoding IS4 family transposase → MTHISVPKKQLRSLNFDNFRCPLIKSLSKAPELQSRGDRPLKMTFEDQINALVYFHLQEHKSARHLIQDLKENVFAKENIAPDGGISRSSFCEAINHRGLEQLQFIFEDLYKQALECHPGEHAELGELVSIDGSLINAVLSMHWANYRKGSKKAKVHCGFDINHGIPNKIFLTEGNGAERTFVPKIVSKGQTGVMDRGYQSHKEFDLLQEQGKHFVCRIKTRTTRTIIDNHETPSDSYIFYDALVKLGTPNQNQTKRPVRVVGYKIAGVKYYVATDRHDLTAEQIATIYKLRWTIEDFFKWWKEHLKVYHLIARSEYGLMVQILGGLITYLLLAIHCQKQFNEKVTIKRVRQLRTAILNDLFGCEEQGSHSSNRDNIVKDQKIIEQAKT, encoded by the coding sequence ATGACGCACATCTCAGTCCCTAAAAAACAACTACGGTCCCTGAACTTTGACAATTTCAGGTGCCCTCTGATAAAGTCACTTTCAAAAGCACCGGAATTACAATCTCGAGGAGATCGCCCTTTAAAAATGACATTCGAAGACCAGATAAATGCTTTGGTTTATTTCCATCTTCAGGAGCACAAGTCTGCCCGACATTTAATTCAGGATCTCAAGGAGAATGTTTTTGCTAAAGAAAATATTGCGCCAGACGGTGGTATCAGCCGTAGTAGTTTCTGTGAAGCCATCAATCACAGGGGACTCGAACAACTGCAATTTATCTTTGAGGATCTTTATAAACAGGCTCTTGAGTGTCATCCGGGTGAACACGCCGAGTTAGGAGAGTTGGTTTCCATTGACGGTAGTCTCATAAATGCAGTCCTTTCAATGCACTGGGCGAACTACAGAAAAGGAAGTAAAAAAGCCAAAGTACATTGCGGATTTGACATTAATCACGGAATCCCAAACAAAATCTTTTTGACTGAAGGCAACGGCGCTGAACGCACCTTTGTTCCCAAAATAGTTTCCAAGGGGCAAACAGGTGTTATGGATCGTGGATATCAATCCCATAAAGAATTTGACCTGCTTCAGGAGCAAGGCAAACATTTTGTCTGCCGTATAAAAACCAGGACAACAAGAACAATTATTGATAACCACGAGACCCCTTCCGACAGCTACATTTTTTATGATGCACTGGTTAAACTTGGTACTCCGAATCAAAACCAGACGAAAAGGCCTGTTCGGGTTGTTGGCTATAAAATTGCTGGCGTCAAATACTATGTGGCAACTGACAGGCATGATTTAACAGCGGAACAAATAGCAACAATTTATAAACTCCGGTGGACCATTGAGGATTTTTTCAAATGGTGGAAAGAACATCTGAAGGTATATCATCTCATTGCCCGCAGTGAATACGGCCTTATGGTTCAGATTCTTGGCGGCCTTATCACTTACCTGTTACTGGCAATCCATTGCCAAAAACAGTTTAATGAAAAGGTCACGATCAAAAGAGTTCGGCAGCTGCGAACCGCCATTCTAAATGACCTGTTTGGCTGCGAGGAGCAGGGCTCTCATAGTTCAAACAGGGACAATATTGTCAAAGATCAAAAAATTATTGAGCAAGCAAAAACCTAA
- a CDS encoding FAD-binding protein yields MAETLKAVSPWIGSATLGFPGREDQGDLMCERLAWDLETPKILSRFIDELFVHVSGFDAVGLPPVFGLYRFEQLRKTLEKALGKPVFEIPGLAPSLPGMRIKEGFASRIQDHGVQRFSGRVNRVTMDSLGRFCFKVTQGMDSWQIRANTLVLATGRFLGQGLGVNQEGRIKEPLFDLPVTQTDQRSQWLNPDFFNGQGHPVNRAGIETDEFFRPLDGKGKVFHPGLYTVGTIIAYQDWKREKSGSGISISMAYKAVSHLLSSLENRS; encoded by the coding sequence ATGGCCGAGACACTCAAGGCGGTTTCTCCCTGGATAGGCAGTGCAACCCTTGGATTTCCCGGCAGGGAAGACCAAGGCGACCTCATGTGCGAGCGCCTGGCCTGGGACCTTGAAACCCCAAAGATTTTGTCCAGATTTATAGATGAGCTTTTTGTCCATGTCTCAGGGTTTGATGCTGTGGGCCTGCCCCCTGTCTTTGGATTATACCGGTTTGAACAATTGAGGAAGACCTTGGAAAAAGCCCTTGGCAAACCGGTTTTTGAAATTCCAGGCCTTGCCCCTTCACTGCCCGGGATGCGGATCAAAGAGGGCTTTGCAAGCCGTATTCAAGACCATGGGGTCCAAAGGTTTTCCGGGAGGGTCAACCGGGTCACCATGGATTCTTTGGGCCGGTTTTGCTTTAAGGTGACCCAAGGCATGGATTCCTGGCAGATCAGGGCAAATACCCTGGTTCTGGCCACAGGCCGTTTTTTGGGCCAGGGCCTTGGGGTGAATCAGGAGGGCAGGATTAAAGAGCCGCTGTTTGATCTGCCCGTGACCCAGACAGATCAAAGGTCTCAATGGTTGAATCCTGATTTTTTTAATGGACAGGGGCATCCGGTAAACCGGGCCGGCATAGAAACCGATGAATTTTTCAGGCCCCTGGACGGTAAGGGCAAAGTCTTTCATCCGGGACTTTACACTGTTGGCACCATCATTGCCTACCAGGACTGGAAACGGGAAAAATCAGGCTCGGGCATATCCATTTCAATGGCATACAAGGCCGTTTCACACCTTTTGTCATCTTTGGAAAACAGGTCCTGA
- a CDS encoding MFS transporter, translating into MMQDQLPCAMGKTKSLRIFLPFALGYFLSYLFRTVNAVIAPNITADLLIDPSDLGLLTATYFITFALAQLPLGVLLDRFGPRVVEASLLVFAATGAALFALSQSLGSLIAGRALIGFGVSACLMAAFKSYAIWFPAKLLPRINGFQMASGGLGALAATLPVEWALGLTSWRGLLLALALISLAAALILFFVVPKSTPPHSFPVHDQIQGIVRIFKNPFFWQIAPLTTLSQAGFISIIGLWSGPWLRDVGNMSRPDVAQALSWSAMAMISGFICLGVLAEKLVEKKIPVKTTAVAGMTLFILIQGLMIFPFGIPLSIILMLFGFFGSSGILSYTALTLNFPITLSGRVTTGINLLVFIAAFIVQWAIGAIINLWGVSSANTYDPAGYRAGFAGLMICQILSLVWYKIYPFKPSKKDTPPGES; encoded by the coding sequence ATGATGCAAGACCAGCTGCCATGCGCCATGGGGAAAACAAAGAGCCTGAGAATATTTCTCCCCTTTGCCCTGGGGTATTTTCTCTCTTACCTGTTTCGGACCGTCAATGCCGTAATTGCCCCGAATATTACTGCCGATCTTTTAATTGACCCGTCAGACCTCGGCCTGTTAACGGCCACCTATTTCATTACCTTTGCCCTGGCTCAACTGCCTTTGGGCGTTCTCCTGGACCGGTTCGGCCCCAGGGTGGTGGAGGCATCTCTTCTGGTTTTTGCTGCGACAGGCGCAGCCCTGTTTGCCCTTTCCCAGTCCCTTGGCAGCCTGATTGCAGGCCGTGCCCTCATCGGATTCGGGGTCTCTGCCTGTCTCATGGCAGCCTTTAAGTCCTATGCCATCTGGTTTCCGGCAAAACTGCTGCCGCGGATCAATGGATTTCAGATGGCGTCAGGAGGCTTGGGAGCCCTTGCAGCCACCCTGCCCGTGGAATGGGCCCTTGGCCTAACCTCCTGGCGGGGGCTGCTTTTGGCCCTGGCTCTGATCAGCCTGGCCGCAGCTTTGATTCTCTTTTTTGTGGTGCCCAAATCAACACCCCCGCATTCTTTTCCAGTCCATGATCAGATCCAGGGCATTGTCCGAATTTTTAAAAACCCTTTTTTTTGGCAAATCGCCCCCTTAACCACTCTGTCCCAGGCAGGATTCATCTCCATCATAGGGTTGTGGTCAGGACCATGGCTTCGGGATGTGGGAAATATGTCCAGACCGGACGTGGCCCAGGCCCTCTCCTGGTCAGCCATGGCAATGATTTCAGGATTTATCTGCCTTGGCGTCCTGGCTGAAAAACTGGTGGAAAAAAAAATCCCCGTAAAAACAACGGCAGTGGCGGGCATGACCTTGTTTATCCTTATCCAGGGGCTGATGATTTTTCCCTTTGGCATACCTTTATCCATCATTCTTATGCTGTTTGGATTTTTCGGCAGTTCAGGCATCCTGTCCTATACCGCCCTGACCTTGAATTTTCCCATCACCCTGTCAGGAAGGGTGACCACGGGAATCAACCTATTGGTCTTTATTGCGGCATTCATTGTTCAATGGGCCATTGGCGCGATCATCAATCTCTGGGGGGTTTCTTCTGCCAACACCTATGACCCTGCAGGATACAGGGCCGGATTTGCAGGGCTGATGATCTGCCAGATTCTCAGCCTGGTCTGGTACAAGATCTATCCTTTCAAACCCAGTAAAAAGGATACCCCCCCGGGGGAATCCTAA